One Cucumis sativus cultivar 9930 chromosome 1, Cucumber_9930_V3, whole genome shotgun sequence DNA segment encodes these proteins:
- the LOC101209656 gene encoding neutral ceramidase 2: protein MELSSLFNLTVGRSLGTIWLCIYMLVLSESNRSVLSESKYLIGLGSHDITGPAADVNMMGYANADQIASGIHFRLRARAFIVAEPQGKRVVFVNLDACMASQIVTIKVLERLKARYGDLYTEKNVAISGIHSHAGPGGYLQYVVYIVTSLGFVRQSFNVLVDGIEKSIIQAHENLSPGSILINKGELIDAGVNRSPSAYLNNPASERSKYKYDVDKEMTLLKFIDDEWGPVGTFNWFATHGTSMSRTNALISGDNKGAAARFMEDWFKQKGTGTLHHGESEADSIPRRVSNIVPEVYKDKQELLELAASFQSQPGRPATRVLSISSRVRNVLRQADRPQFVSAFCQSNCGDVSPNTLGAFCLDTGLPCDFNHSTCGGKNELCYGRGPGYPDEFESTRIIGEKQFRKAVDLFSKASEQLTGKVDFRHSYVDFSHLEVSLNKQGGVTEVVKTCPAAMGFAFAAGTTDGPGAFDFKQGDDKGNAFWKLVRNVLKAPGNEQISCQSPKPILLDTGEMKTPYDWAPSILPIQILRIGQLVILDVPGEFTTMAGRRLRDAVKTVLTTGAKKEFNSNVHVVIAGLTNTYSQYVTTFEEYKMQRYEGASTLYGPHTLEAYIQEFKKLAQSLIDGTPVAPGPQPPDLLARQISLLPPVILDMTPLGVSFGDVKFDVPSNSSFKRGNLVKVTFWTGCPRNDLMTEGTFALVEILQKNTWVPAYDDDDFCLRFKWSRPAPLSAQSYATIEWRIPQTAVSGVYRIRHFGAAKSLLGSIRHFTGSSSAFVVA from the exons ATCTGGTTGTGTATTTATATGTTAGTGCTTTCAGAAAGCAATAGAAGTGTGCTCTCGGAATCTAAGTATCTAATTGGTCTTGGAAGCCATGACATCACTGGACCAGCAGCAGATGTCAATATGATGGGATATGCAAATGCCGACCAAATTGCATCTGGAATTCACTTTAGATTGCGAGCTCGTGCATTCATTGTTGCAGAGCCTCAAGGAAAACGGGTTGTTTTTGTAAATCTCGATGCTTGTATGGCCTCACAGATTGTGACAATTAAGGTGCTTGAGAGATTGAAGGCAAG GTATGGGGATTTATACACTGAAAAGAATGTTGCTATTAGTGGAATCCATAGTCATGCTGGGCCAGGTGGTTATCTCCAGTATGTTGTGTATATCGTGACATCCCTTGGATTTGTGCGCCAGTCATTTAATGTACTTGTGGATGGTATCGAGAAGAGCATCATACAAGCTCATGAAAATCTCTCGCCAggatcaattttaataaataagg GAGAACTCATTGATGCTGGTGTGAACCGCAGCCCGAGTGCTTACCTAAATAATCCTGCCTCTGAGCGTAGCAAATACAAATATGACGTTGACAAAGAAATGACACTTTTAAAGTTCATAGATGATGAGTGGGGTCCTGTTGGTACCTTCAATTGGTTTGCAACTCATGGAACTTCTATGAGTCGTACAAACGCACTAATAAGTGGCGATAACAAGGGTGCTGCTGCAAGATTTATGGAAGATTGGTTTAAGCAAAAGGGTACTGGAACCTTGCACCATGGTGAATCTGAAGCTGACAGTATTCCACGCAGAGTTTCAAACATTGTTCCTGAAGTATATAAAGACA AGCAGGAGTTGTTGGAACTTGCAGCATCGTTTCAGTCACAACCAGGTAGACCAGCAACCAGGGTTCTAAGCATTTCAAGCCGTGTTAGAAATGTTCTCAGGCAGGCTGATAGGCCGCAGTTTGTATCTGCTTTTTGTCAATCAAACTGTGGTGATGTTAGCCCAAATACTCTTGGGGCATTCTGCCTAGACACTGGACTGCCATGTGACTTTAACCACAGTACTTGCGGGGGAAAGAATGAGCTATGTTATGGACGTGGACCGGG CTACCCtgatgaatttgaaagtaCACGTATTATTGGTGAGAAGCAATTCAGAAAAGCTGTAGATTTATTCAGTAAAGCGTCGGAACAGCTCACAGGAAAAGTGGACTTTCGTCACTCTTATGTAGACTTCTCCCACCTTGAAGTGTCTCTTAATAAACAGGGAGGAGTCACTGAGGTGGTAAAAACATGTCCTGCTGCTATGGGGTTTGCATTTGCAGCTGGGACAACTGATGGACCTGGAGCATTTGATTTTAAGCAAGGAGATGACAAG GGCAATGCTTTTTGGAAGTTGGTACGCAATGTACTCAAAGCACCAGGCAACGAACAAATTAGTTGTCAAAGTCCCAAGCCGATTCTACTTGACACCGGCGAGATGAAGACACCATATGACTGGGCT CCCTCAATACTTCCAATTCAAATTCTCCGCATTGGGCAGCTTGTCATTCTTGATGTACCAGGAG AGTTCACGACAATGGCGGGGAGACGGCTTCGGGATGCTGTAAAAACAGTGTTAACTACTGGAGCCAAGAAAGAATTCAATAGTAATGTTCATGTTGTCATAGCAGGCTTGACTAATACCTATTCTCAATATGTCACCACCTTTGAAGAATATAAGATGCAGAGATATGAG GGTGCCTCCACGTTGTATGGTCCACACACATTGGAGGCCTACATACAAGAGTTCAAGAAGCTTGCTCAATCTCTCATAGATGGCACGCCTGTTGCGCCAGGGCCACAGCCCCCTGATCTCCTTGCTAGGCAAATAAGCCTGCTTCCACCGGTTATCCTGGATATGACTCCATTAGGAGTGAGCTTCGGGGACGTAAAATTCGATGTACCCTCTAACTCTTCCTTCAAGAGAGGTAACTTGGTGAAAGTAACGTTTTGGACTGGATGCCCTCGAAATGATCTCATGACTGAAGGAACATTTGCTCTCGTCGAAATCCTTCAGAAGAATACTTGGGTTCCAGCTTACGACGATGACGACTTTTGCTTGCGCTTTAAGTGGTCGAGACCTGCTCCTCTTAGTGCTCAAAGTTATGCAACCATAGAGTGGAGAATACCACAAACCGCAGTGTCAGGTGTCTACAGAATCAGACATTTTGGAGCAGCAAAAAGTCTCCTTGGGTCGATTCGACATTTTACGGGTTCTTCTAGTGCATTTGTTGTAGCTTGA